A single Pseudomonas brassicacearum DNA region contains:
- a CDS encoding efflux transporter outer membrane subunit yields the protein MHVFKPPESILLVTLCAMALSGCVLGPDYRVPDVPIAAKWQAPVPHGASVVALADWWRQFDDPALAELLRLAEADSPSMDQAWANISLARATADSDAADALPKFDGRLSGGRGGQQTGSERLGGSGSSATMDAAWELDLFGKLRRKNEAASSRVEARVDDWHDARVSLAAQVGDYYVQYRGCQKLVLAYRDQAQSQQDTARMTRQSFGAGFTSSADAALADASAASSAAALVQQQSECQVLLKSLVALTGSDEGRLLDVLGHTPAQLPQPAELNVQQIPADLLRQRPDIASRERELSAANAEIGVAQADRLPSLSLSGTISVGTMVGQRNRSWSLGPVLSIPLFDGGQRRAAAEGAKASYDAALAVYRQTLRTGVMEVEQALVRLDAARRRESDVERSTAGFRESFEAIDRSWQAGNVSLLDRETARRQALTAEIELITLQQNQVRYWIALYKALGGGWHADQPLARSRALGGDGA from the coding sequence ATGCATGTCTTCAAGCCCCCAGAGAGCATATTGCTGGTGACACTGTGTGCGATGGCCTTGAGCGGCTGCGTGTTGGGCCCTGACTATCGGGTGCCAGACGTCCCGATCGCCGCCAAGTGGCAGGCACCGGTGCCCCATGGCGCGTCCGTGGTTGCGTTGGCCGACTGGTGGCGGCAATTCGATGACCCTGCATTGGCCGAACTGTTGCGCCTGGCCGAAGCCGACAGCCCGTCCATGGACCAGGCCTGGGCCAATATCTCGCTGGCCCGTGCGACTGCCGACAGTGACGCCGCCGATGCCTTGCCCAAGTTCGACGGCAGGCTGTCAGGCGGCCGAGGTGGGCAGCAGACCGGTTCGGAGCGCCTGGGGGGCTCTGGTTCCTCTGCAACGATGGATGCCGCCTGGGAACTCGACCTGTTTGGCAAGTTGCGCCGCAAAAATGAAGCGGCCAGCTCTCGCGTCGAAGCTAGGGTCGATGACTGGCATGACGCGAGGGTGTCGCTGGCGGCCCAGGTCGGTGATTATTACGTGCAATACCGGGGATGCCAGAAGTTGGTGCTGGCCTACCGCGACCAGGCTCAGTCACAACAAGACACCGCGCGCATGACGCGCCAGTCGTTCGGGGCGGGCTTCACGTCCTCCGCCGACGCCGCGCTGGCCGATGCCAGTGCCGCCAGCAGCGCCGCGGCCCTGGTCCAGCAGCAGAGTGAATGCCAAGTGTTGCTCAAGAGCCTGGTGGCACTGACAGGCAGTGATGAAGGGCGTCTGCTGGATGTGCTCGGTCACACGCCGGCGCAACTGCCGCAGCCGGCCGAACTCAACGTGCAACAGATTCCGGCCGACTTGCTGCGCCAGCGTCCGGATATCGCCTCCCGCGAACGCGAGTTGTCAGCAGCGAATGCCGAGATCGGCGTGGCCCAGGCCGATCGCTTGCCGAGCCTGAGTCTGTCCGGGACGATTTCCGTGGGCACCATGGTGGGCCAGCGCAACCGTTCCTGGTCGCTGGGTCCGGTGTTGTCGATTCCGCTGTTCGACGGTGGCCAGCGTCGTGCGGCGGCGGAGGGGGCCAAGGCCTCGTATGACGCAGCCCTGGCGGTCTATCGCCAAACGCTGCGCACCGGTGTGATGGAAGTCGAGCAGGCCCTGGTGCGCCTCGACGCGGCCCGTCGCCGGGAGTCGGATGTGGAGCGCTCCACCGCGGGTTTCCGGGAGTCTTTCGAGGCCATCGACCGCAGTTGGCAGGCTGGCAACGTCAGCCTGCTGGACCGGGAAACCGCACGCCGCCAGGCGCTGACAGCCGAGATTGAATTGATCACCTTGCAGCAGAATCAAGTGCGCTACTGGATCGCCCTGTACAAGGCGTTGGGGGGCGGCTGGCATGCCGATCAGCCCCTGGCACGCAGTCGAGCATTGGGCGGAGACGGCGCGTGA
- a CDS encoding MacB family efflux pump subunit, with the protein MTQPLLELKGITRSFLAGEKAFIALKDINLTINAGEVVAITGASGSGKSTLMNVLGCLDHPSAGSYKVDGRETGSMNDQELAVLRRDHFGFIFQRYHLLPHLSALHNVEMPAIYAGASEAQRHSRAGELLKRLGLVGHLSNRPSQLSGGQQQRVSIARALMNGGDIILADEPTGALDTTSGKEVMKILLELNRAGHTVIIVTHDEKVAAHAQRIIEIRDGEIVSDRANPQQPLEDQPPQGTRPPKAKPANGLLASFGLFSEAFNMAWVALVSHRMRTLLTMLGIIIGITSVVSIVAIGEGVKEYVLKDIQAIGSNTIEIMPGADWGDSRSTAIETLVLSDVTALSDQYYIDSATPNVGRNLLLRFENIDVNATVNGVSESYFQVRGIKIGSGVAFSKDDARRQSQVVVIDHNTRQRLFGPNTDPLGKVILIDNLPCTVIGVTDERKSVFNTNKNLNVWMPYETAAGRLLGQRFLDSITVRIKDGQPSKVVEDNVVKLLTQRHGIKDFFTYNLDSVLQTVQKTSQSLALLLSLIAIISLVVGGIGVMNIMLVSVTERTREIGIRMAVGARQSDIRQQFLVEAVMVCLLGGTIGIALSFGIGYVFSIFVKEWQMVFSMGSIVTAVVCSTLIGIVFGFVPARNAARLDPINALARD; encoded by the coding sequence ATGACCCAACCATTGCTGGAACTCAAGGGCATCACCCGTAGCTTCCTCGCTGGCGAGAAGGCCTTTATCGCTCTGAAGGACATCAACCTGACAATCAATGCCGGCGAGGTGGTTGCGATCACCGGGGCGTCCGGCTCCGGCAAGTCGACCTTGATGAACGTGCTTGGCTGCCTCGACCATCCGAGCGCCGGAAGCTACAAGGTGGACGGGCGCGAGACCGGTTCGATGAACGACCAGGAACTGGCGGTGTTGCGTCGGGATCACTTCGGTTTCATTTTCCAGCGCTACCATTTGCTGCCGCACCTGAGTGCCTTGCACAACGTCGAGATGCCGGCGATTTATGCCGGCGCGAGCGAAGCGCAACGGCACAGCCGTGCCGGGGAACTGTTGAAACGCCTGGGGTTGGTAGGGCACTTGAGCAATCGGCCCAGCCAGCTCTCGGGTGGTCAGCAGCAACGGGTGAGTATCGCCAGGGCCCTGATGAATGGCGGTGACATCATCCTCGCGGACGAACCCACCGGTGCGTTGGACACCACCAGTGGCAAGGAAGTGATGAAGATCCTGCTGGAGCTCAACCGGGCGGGGCACACGGTCATCATCGTGACCCACGATGAAAAGGTGGCCGCCCATGCCCAGCGCATCATCGAGATCCGCGACGGCGAGATCGTCAGTGATCGGGCCAATCCTCAACAACCGCTGGAAGATCAGCCGCCGCAAGGCACACGTCCGCCCAAGGCCAAGCCGGCGAACGGCCTGCTCGCCAGCTTCGGGCTATTCAGCGAAGCGTTCAACATGGCCTGGGTGGCGCTGGTTTCCCATCGCATGCGGACCCTGCTGACCATGTTGGGCATCATCATCGGCATCACCTCGGTAGTCTCGATCGTAGCCATCGGCGAAGGGGTCAAGGAATATGTCCTCAAGGACATCCAGGCGATTGGCAGTAATACGATCGAGATCATGCCCGGGGCCGATTGGGGGGACAGTCGCTCGACCGCTATCGAAACCCTGGTGTTATCCGATGTGACGGCCCTGAGCGACCAGTACTACATCGACAGCGCGACCCCCAACGTTGGGCGCAATCTGTTATTGCGTTTTGAAAACATCGACGTCAATGCGACCGTCAACGGCGTCAGTGAGAGCTATTTCCAGGTCCGCGGGATCAAGATCGGTTCCGGCGTCGCGTTCAGCAAGGACGACGCCCGGCGGCAGTCACAGGTGGTGGTGATCGACCATAACACCCGTCAGCGATTGTTCGGCCCGAACACCGACCCACTGGGCAAGGTGATTCTCATCGACAACCTGCCTTGCACGGTCATTGGCGTGACCGACGAGCGCAAAAGCGTGTTCAATACCAACAAGAACCTGAACGTATGGATGCCCTATGAAACGGCGGCGGGACGGTTGCTCGGCCAGCGCTTCCTGGACAGCATCACGGTACGGATCAAGGACGGGCAACCGAGCAAAGTCGTGGAAGACAATGTCGTCAAGCTCCTGACTCAACGCCATGGCATCAAGGACTTCTTCACCTACAACCTCGACAGCGTGCTACAGACGGTGCAGAAGACCAGCCAGTCCCTGGCGCTGTTGCTCTCGTTGATTGCGATCATCTCACTGGTGGTCGGTGGCATCGGAGTGATGAACATCATGCTGGTCTCGGTGACCGAGCGTACCCGCGAGATCGGTATCCGCATGGCCGTTGGTGCACGCCAGTCCGACATTCGCCAGCAGTTCCTGGTGGAGGCGGTGATGGTCTGCCTGCTGGGTGGCACGATCGGCATCGCTTTGTCGTTTGGTATCGGCTACGTCTTTTCGATCTTCGTCAAGGAATGGCAGATGGTGTTCTCGATGGGATCGATCGTCACCGCGGTCGTCTGTTCGACCCTCATCGGAATCGTGTTCGGCTTCGTGCCCGCACGCAACGCCGCACGGCTTGATCCGATCAATGCATTGGCGCGGGACTGA
- the macA gene encoding macrolide transporter subunit MacA has translation MEKSKFRKIAIVLVLVVVAGLIFYSAQSPGKPPEYLTAMVERTDIENAVLASGTLQGVKQVDVGAQVSGQLKSLKVKLGDKVKKGQWLAEIDPMLAQNSLRQALVNEENLMAKRQATAAQLKDAKATYDRYKKLQPDDAISKQEYETAESNYRVEEANLLSLNAQIKDARIQVETARVNLAYTHIVAPIDGYVVGIVTQEGQTVIAEQLAPVLLKLADLDTMTVKAQVSEADVIHIVPGQEVYFTILGESEKRYYAKLRGTEPAPQNFLETQNAGASKQNTAVFYNSLFDVPNPDHRLRISMTAQVRIVLDKANDVLTVPVAALGAKNQDGSYVVRVLDAEGKAQPRNVRMGINNNVRAEIKDGLAEGDKVVIGEPTPAVAGA, from the coding sequence ATGGAAAAGTCGAAGTTTCGCAAAATCGCTATCGTGCTCGTACTGGTCGTGGTGGCCGGTCTGATTTTCTACAGCGCGCAATCGCCGGGCAAACCGCCGGAGTACCTGACCGCCATGGTCGAGCGCACGGACATCGAGAACGCGGTGCTGGCGTCCGGCACGCTCCAGGGCGTCAAGCAGGTCGACGTCGGTGCCCAGGTGTCGGGCCAATTGAAATCGCTCAAGGTCAAACTGGGCGACAAGGTCAAGAAGGGCCAGTGGCTGGCGGAAATCGACCCGATGCTGGCGCAGAATTCCTTGCGCCAGGCCCTGGTCAACGAAGAGAACCTGATGGCCAAGCGGCAGGCCACGGCGGCGCAACTCAAGGACGCCAAGGCCACCTATGATCGTTACAAGAAACTGCAGCCGGACGATGCGATTTCCAAGCAGGAGTACGAGACCGCGGAGTCCAACTACAGGGTGGAAGAGGCGAACCTGCTCTCCCTCAATGCGCAAATCAAGGACGCCCGCATCCAAGTGGAAACGGCGCGGGTCAACCTGGCGTATACCCACATCGTCGCGCCGATCGATGGTTATGTGGTGGGGATCGTCACGCAGGAAGGCCAGACCGTGATTGCCGAGCAATTGGCGCCGGTCCTGCTCAAGCTCGCCGACCTTGACACCATGACGGTCAAGGCGCAGGTGTCGGAAGCCGACGTGATCCACATCGTGCCTGGCCAAGAGGTGTATTTCACCATCCTGGGGGAATCGGAAAAGCGTTATTACGCCAAGCTGCGCGGCACTGAGCCTGCGCCGCAGAATTTCCTCGAGACCCAGAACGCCGGGGCGTCGAAGCAAAATACCGCGGTGTTCTACAACAGCCTCTTCGATGTGCCGAACCCTGACCATCGCCTGCGCATTTCCATGACGGCCCAGGTCCGTATCGTCCTGGACAAGGCCAATGACGTGTTGACGGTTCCCGTCGCTGCCCTGGGTGCGAAAAACCAGGACGGCAGCTATGTGGTCCGTGTGCTGGATGCCGAAGGCAAGGCCCAGCCGCGTAACGTGCGCATGGGCATCAACAATAACGTTCGGGCCGAGATCAAGGATGGCTTGGCCGAGGGTGACAAGGTCGTTATCGGCGAGCCGACCCCGGCCGTGGCGGGAGCCTGA
- a CDS encoding diaminobutyrate--2-oxoglutarate transaminase family protein has product MEALTYLENIESNARTYAQTFQRLFVSGKGMRIKDSSGQEFLDCLSNAGTLALGHNPPEVRDAVMHFLHSDHLQQALDLATPAKHAFVQELFSMLPAKMRDTSKILFCGPSGSDAVEAAIKLARHYTKRSPLMAFHGGYHGMTAGALSAMGKLSPKTGDGLIAQGTHFLPFPYRFRCPFGTNGEHTDQLSIDYIRTVLSDPEGGVAKPAAVIVEVVQGEGGCIPASTSWLRALREITLEQDILLIVDEVQTGLGRTGSTFAIEHAGIVPDILVLSKAIGGGYPLAVIVYAEHLDTWGPGMHAGTFRGNQVAMVAGAATMQQIRKDHLVAHAARMGERLESGLQDIAQRFPFIGDIRGRGLMLGVEITKPADNQRAGQADGARAHAIKLNCFDNGLMMETGGRHGAVLRFLPPLTITETEVGMVLDRFEQAVRKVGEMRPQAARAAV; this is encoded by the coding sequence ATGGAAGCACTCACTTACCTCGAAAACATCGAGTCGAACGCACGTACCTATGCGCAGACTTTCCAGCGACTGTTCGTCAGCGGCAAGGGCATGCGTATCAAGGATTCCAGCGGCCAGGAGTTCCTCGATTGCCTGTCGAACGCCGGAACACTGGCCCTGGGGCACAACCCACCCGAGGTCCGGGATGCGGTGATGCACTTTCTCCACAGCGATCACTTGCAGCAGGCATTGGACCTGGCGACGCCGGCCAAGCACGCATTCGTGCAGGAGCTGTTCTCGATGCTGCCGGCGAAAATGCGCGACACCAGCAAGATTCTCTTCTGCGGGCCCAGCGGTTCGGATGCCGTCGAGGCCGCGATCAAGTTGGCCCGCCACTACACCAAGCGCTCGCCATTGATGGCGTTTCACGGTGGCTACCACGGGATGACGGCTGGCGCCCTCTCGGCGATGGGCAAGCTGTCGCCCAAGACCGGCGATGGCCTGATCGCCCAAGGCACACACTTTCTGCCCTTCCCCTATCGGTTTCGATGCCCGTTCGGCACGAATGGCGAGCACACCGATCAGCTGTCCATCGACTACATCCGTACCGTCCTCTCGGATCCCGAAGGCGGCGTCGCCAAACCGGCGGCGGTCATCGTCGAGGTGGTGCAAGGCGAAGGCGGTTGCATCCCGGCCTCGACCAGCTGGCTACGGGCCCTGCGGGAAATCACCCTCGAGCAGGACATCTTGCTGATCGTCGACGAAGTCCAGACCGGCCTGGGTCGCACCGGCAGCACATTCGCCATCGAGCACGCCGGCATCGTTCCCGACATCCTGGTGCTGTCCAAAGCCATCGGCGGTGGCTACCCACTGGCGGTGATCGTGTATGCCGAGCATTTGGATACCTGGGGCCCTGGCATGCATGCGGGGACCTTCCGCGGCAATCAAGTGGCGATGGTCGCTGGCGCGGCCACAATGCAGCAAATCCGCAAAGACCATCTCGTCGCCCATGCCGCCCGGATGGGCGAACGATTGGAGAGCGGCCTGCAGGACATCGCACAGCGTTTTCCCTTCATCGGCGACATCCGCGGTCGCGGGTTGATGCTCGGCGTGGAAATCACCAAGCCGGCCGACAACCAGCGCGCCGGCCAGGCTGACGGCGCCCGGGCACACGCCATCAAGCTCAACTGTTTCGACAACGGCTTGATGATGGAAACCGGTGGGCGCCATGGCGCAGTGCTCAGGTTCCTGCCGCCCCTGACCATCACCGAGACCGAGGTCGGCATGGTGCTCGACCGCTTCGAGCAGGCGGTGAGAAAGGTCGGCGAGATGCGCCCGCAGGCGGCACGTGCAGCGGTATAA